CAGGAATAATTTCCAGCTCCTTAATATATTCCATTCCCTTTATGGGCGAGAGATGATTCATCCTACCCAGAAGAATTGCCAGTAAAGTCATAATGGTAACTTGCGAAGTAAATGCTTTGGTACTTGCCACTCCAATTTCACTGCCGGCATGAATGTAAGTGCCACCATCGCTATCTCTGGCGATGGTGCTGCCAACTACATTCGTTATGCCTAAAACTCTGGCTCCCTTGGCTTTGGCTTCTTTTAGGGCAGCTAAAGTATCTGCCGTTTCACCCGATTGGCTAATTACAAAAACTAAAGTATCTTCAGGAATGATGGGATTCCGATAACGATATTCAGATGCATATTCGGCAAAAACAGGAATGCGGGCAATATCCTCAATAATGTATTTTCCAATTAAAGCCGCATAAAAAGAAGTGCCACAGGCAATCAGATGAATCTGCTTAATTTTCTTCAGTTCAAAATCTGGAATATTCAAACCCCCTAAACGAGCTGTGCCCATTTGTTGATTTATCCTACCCCGAAAAGCATTTTCAATAGTGATTGGTTGTTCAAATATTTCTTTCAGCATAAAATGTTTGAAGCTGCCTTTTTCTATCGATGAAATATCCCAATCCACCACTGAAATTTCCGGTTTTACGCTGCGTTTATCCAAGGTAGTAATCTCAAAATTATCTTTTTTCACAATACATAATTCATCATCTTGCAAATAGATGACTCGTTTTGTGTGAATAATGATGGCATTCACATCGCTGGTGATAAAATGTTCATTTTCACCAATCCCAATGATGAGCGGACTACCTTTACGAACTGCAATTAATTTATCCGGTTCTTTAGCCGAAATGACAACCAATCCATAAGTGCCTTCAACTCTTTTCATTGCCTCACAAACAGCATCTTCAAGAGTTGGTTCACTAACTAAATACTGCTCGATTAAGTGCACAATTATTTCCGTATCTGTATCGCTTACAAAAGTATGCCCCAGTTCTAATAATCTCTCTTTTAAAATTTTATAGTTCTCTATGATGCCATTATGAACAATGGCAAGTTCTCCTTTACAATCCAAATGCGGATGAGCATTAATCTCATTGGGCTCTCCATGCGTTGCCCAACGCGTATGTGCTATGGCAATATTTCCACTACATTTGGTTGGTTCAGGTAAACTGCGTTCAAGTTCTATAATTTTCCCCTGTCTTTTATATACCTGCAATTCGCCATTGTGAATCAGAGCACAACCGGAACTATCATAACCCCTATATTCCAATCGTTTAATAGCTTCAATAACGATAGGCAAAGCATTGCGATTGCCAATGTAACCAACTATTCCACACATATATTTTCTCCTTTGGCTGTAACCTTGTGAAAGACAGATAAAGATATGACAAAAATGACTGTCGCTGGAATTATTAACCAGTAGTGCATATTGTCCCCTTCGGAAACCAAAAATTTAACCCAGCTAAAATTACTATAAGTAACCAGCACAAAAGCCAAACCATTATTAACTATATGCGAAAACATACTGGCATAAACTGACCCGGAACGAACAGCCAAATAACCTAATAAAAAGCCCAAAAGCAAAACCGGAAGAAAACGGAAGGGATCAAGATGGAAAGCAGCAAAAAGTATAGAACTGATTACTATGGACCACATTCTACCGTATTTTTCAAAAAACCGGATTAAAAAGCCCCGAAAAAGAAGTTCTTCACAAATTCCGGGCAATAATGCTATCGCCAAAAAGACCTTCCAAGGCGCCTCATTCATTTTAAAAAGCTGGTTAAGCGCTTCTGTGTATTTTTCCGGAAAAGGAAAAACAAGATTTATCAGCTGCGAAAATATAGATACTATGATGGAAGCGGAGATGGCAATAAAAGGTATCAAAAGAAAACTGCCAAGTTTAGGATTATGCAAGCGTAAAACCTCTTTCGGCTTCAGCTTTAACACTTTTAGCAAGATCAAAACAGGGAGAGCAATAATGATTATCTCGGTTTGGATTAATCCATTATAGAGGTCTTTGGTTTGCCAATAGCTGCCCAAATAATATAATACAATTAAAGCTATGGTAAAATAGACAATTCCACTATAGGGATTAAAGATATTTTGGGGCTTCTTTTTGAGCGCTTTCAACCCACCGCTCTCTTCCTCTGTCCTAAAAAGAACCGATTCAGTATTAAAAAGCTTTACCGTTATTAATATGGCTATAACATCCAAAATCAATGTACTAAAAATAGTGATTAAGATATGTGACAATGCATATTCATTGATCAATACCGCTTTGAAGAGCAAAGCAATATTAACGATAGGAATTAAAGCCAGTAAATTGGATATCTCAATCGTGGGAATAAAACTCACCATCCCCAATAACATAGCTATCATCATTAATGGTTGCTCGTAACTTCTTGCCTCTTTGATATTGCGACTGAAAGTGGATATTGACACAAGCAGCGCTGCAAATAATGTTGCCAAAGGAATCATTGCAATAAGCAAAATCAACATTGCATTCACAGGTAACGCTACACCCGCCATTTCCTTACTTTGATTTGCCAGCATAAACTGCAACGAAAAACTGATGCTGAACAAGTTTACAATCATATTAAGCATAGCCAGAGTTATGATCGTGAGATATTTGCCCATAACGATTTCAGTTCTACCAACAGAAGATACAAGCAAGGTCTCCAATGTCTTGCGATCTTTTTCACCGGCCACCAAATCCGCCGCTACGATGGAAGCGCCTGCAAATAACATCATTATGACTATATAGGGTAAAAACATCCCCAAAAACATCCCCATTTTCTTCTGAGCACTGGAAGTATCTCGCTCTTCAATATCCACCAGATCTAAAAAATGAGGGTTGATTCCTGATATTTGTAAACGCTCTTGTTGCAGCTCTTTCTCCGTTTTGGAGAGTTGCTCGGAAAGCTTGTCAAATACAATCTTGCTTTGATCTTTAGATTTGTCATAAGTAATAAAGACCTTAAAGAATTGCGTATTGTCGCTCCCCAAAGAATCACAAATGGTAACGATGCTCTGAATATCTTTATTCATATAGTGCTGTAGCGTGTTTTTGTCATAGGGAACATAAGTGTAATTTTTGATACTGGCTAAATCTTTAATCAAGCGGTGTGAAATTTCATTATTTACACTATCCTGCACGGCAATTGTGGCTCCGCGTTCTTCCAAAACCTTGGTTTGCCTCATCATAACCGAATTAAAACCAACGATAATAAGTGGATACAATATAATGGGAAGGATGAAAGTGGTGAAAATGGTTCGCTTATCTCGCAAAACTTCCATCAGCTCTTTTCTATAGATAGTTAGGGTATGCTTAAAATTCATTCGCTCTTAACTCCTGTTCATCAGTATATTGATTGATGTAGTAAACAAATATATCATCCAAATCGGTCTGGGAAGATATGTTACGCAATTGTTCCAAAGTTCCCTCGGCTAAAATTCTGCCTTTGTGAATCATAACGATTCTATCTGCCAAGCGTTCCGCTTCTCGCATAATGTGCGTGGAAAATAAAACACACTTCCCTCTCTGCTTACAATCACGGATGAAAGAGACAATGTTTCTGGCAGTTAAAATATCCAAACCGGCAGTCGGTTCGTCAAAAATCATTACCGGTGGATCATGAATGATGGAACGCACGATAGAGACCTTTTGCTTCATCCCTGAGGAAAGGAATTCTATCTTCTTATCCAAAAATTCATTCATATCCAGCAAATTAGCCATCTCTTTTATCCGTTGGGCAATTGCGCTATCCTCAATGCTGTAAAGACGCCCGAAATAGGTGATGAACTCTCTGCAGCTTAAACGATTGTAAAGTCCTGTATCGCCTGAAAGAAAGCCAATGTTTTCTCTTACCTTATCGGGATGTTTTTTAATATCCCAGCCCTGAATTTCTGCTGTTCCTTCCGAGGGCTGAAACACAGTGGAAAGAATACGCATTGTAGTTGTTTTCCCAGCTCCGTTCACACCTAATAAACAAACAGTTTCTCCATCTCCTGCTGCAAAACTGATCTTATTCACGGCATAGAAATTTGAGCCATCTTTTTTCATAAATGACTTGCTTAGGTTTTCCACTTTTATCATTACTTTTCTCCTGTAATCAATGTAGGCAAAGCTTGTCAAAGCTCCGAATTTTTTAAGAAGATTGACTGTCTGATGTTGCTTTCGCATCCTTTCTGTAAGCTATATTTCTCACTGATGGAATAGATGCCTATCTTCTAAAAAATATACCATTATGATGGTAGGGCAAATTTAAATTTTACTCCATACGCTCTCAAAACCTATATCTTGAGGCAAGATATTTTGTCGAGAAAATTTAGTAATGCCCCTTTCTCTTAGTGTTGTTTTTTCACTTCTCGACCTCCCGACTTCTCGACCTCTCGACTTCTCGACCTCCCGACCTCTCGACTTCTCGACTTCTCGACTTCTCGACCTCTCGACTTCTCGACTTCTCGACTTCTCGACTTCGTATATCTCCCTCCCTAAATATAACTTGACCTAATAGCTATCCTACTGCTGATGGTATGAAAAAATAACAGGAAACCAAATAATGAAAGAAAAAGCAACTCTCATTTTAGGTGGCGGTTCTGCTTTAGGGTTAGCACATATAGGCGTATTAAGTGTTCTGGAAGAAGAATATGATATTACTGGCATTATTGGAAGCAGTATGGGCAGCATAATTGGTGGATTATATTCCGCGGGCTTAAATTCCGCTGAAATTTACCAAATAGCCAGGAGTTTTAAAAACCCTGGCTTATTTTCACCTTTGAAGTTAGATAGAACTATCAATGGTATCTTTGATGGAAGGTCTTTACTGAAGATGTTTCAGAACTGGACGGAAGGCAAAAGAATAGAAGAAGGAAGGATCCCTTTCATTGCCTGTGCTTACGATTTAATCAGCAAAAGCACGATTCTATTTAATAAAGGTCTTTATTCAGATGCAATGAGAGCTTCTTCATCTTTACCAGTTGTTTTTGCCCCGTATAAATTAAATCAGTATCTTTTTATTGATGGAGGTATTGAACATCCTTTGCCTGTCGCTTTTTCTTCTTTGCTATCGGAAGATAAAGTAATAGCCGTAAATGTTTTGCCCGAAACATCCAAAACTGCTGAATTCATCAATTTAAACAGTGGCGATATAGCGAAATCAAAGCGGTTTGGCAGAACCGAGATATTATTCAATTCTGTTCTGCAAAATCAAGCATATCTGGCAATCAGAGACATTGCCACTTTCAGTCCTGATATTGTTATCGAAGCTGGTATGCCCAATGGTCATCCCTTCGCTTTTCATAAAGCTGCCGATTATTATAAATATGGCAGAAAACAGACATTGGAAACACTTGCCAACTACAAAGAACCAAAGTTTATAGCTACCATTCGGAAACATTACCGCAATCTAATTCGTCATTTACCCAATCTAAATATCCCCGTGAAAGATAATACTTGACGGAAAATACGCTTTCTAAAATAATAGTTTATGTAAATGAAAGATAAACTGCAGTCCTTAGAACTGCACAATCAGAGAGAAATAATCCCAAATTAAGAAAACAAACTGAGGAATTCTGTTATGAACGAAATCATCAAAATCTTATCCAAAGTAGATGGTGGAATCGTTTTAGATGCTGCAACCGGAAAAGGTGACTTTATTACTACCTTAAAACAACATCTGAAATCATATACGCAAATTATTGGAGTGGATTCATCGCA
Above is a genomic segment from Candidatus Cloacimonas sp. containing:
- the glmS gene encoding glutamine--fructose-6-phosphate transaminase (isomerizing); this translates as MCGIVGYIGNRNALPIVIEAIKRLEYRGYDSSGCALIHNGELQVYKRQGKIIELERSLPEPTKCSGNIAIAHTRWATHGEPNEINAHPHLDCKGELAIVHNGIIENYKILKERLLELGHTFVSDTDTEIIVHLIEQYLVSEPTLEDAVCEAMKRVEGTYGLVVISAKEPDKLIAVRKGSPLIIGIGENEHFITSDVNAIIIHTKRVIYLQDDELCIVKKDNFEITTLDKRSVKPEISVVDWDISSIEKGSFKHFMLKEIFEQPITIENAFRGRINQQMGTARLGGLNIPDFELKKIKQIHLIACGTSFYAALIGKYIIEDIARIPVFAEYASEYRYRNPIIPEDTLVFVISQSGETADTLAALKEAKAKGARVLGITNVVGSTIARDSDGGTYIHAGSEIGVASTKAFTSQVTIMTLLAILLGRMNHLSPIKGMEYIKELEIIPAKIEQILALNEYIRSIAATIKDNKNALYLGRGINYPVAMEGALKLKEISYIHSEGYPAAEMKHGPIALIDENMPVIAIATKDPLYAKIYSNLQEVRARRGRLITIATEGDSELAKISENVIYIPDTLTDLQPLLTVIPLQLLAYNVADLKNLNIDQPRNLAKSVTVE
- a CDS encoding ABC transporter permease subunit/CPBP intramembrane protease, whose amino-acid sequence is MNFKHTLTIYRKELMEVLRDKRTIFTTFILPIILYPLIIVGFNSVMMRQTKVLEERGATIAVQDSVNNEISHRLIKDLASIKNYTYVPYDKNTLQHYMNKDIQSIVTICDSLGSDNTQFFKVFITYDKSKDQSKIVFDKLSEQLSKTEKELQQERLQISGINPHFLDLVDIEERDTSSAQKKMGMFLGMFLPYIVIMMLFAGASIVAADLVAGEKDRKTLETLLVSSVGRTEIVMGKYLTIITLAMLNMIVNLFSISFSLQFMLANQSKEMAGVALPVNAMLILLIAMIPLATLFAALLVSISTFSRNIKEARSYEQPLMMIAMLLGMVSFIPTIEISNLLALIPIVNIALLFKAVLINEYALSHILITIFSTLILDVIAILITVKLFNTESVLFRTEEESGGLKALKKKPQNIFNPYSGIVYFTIALIVLYYLGSYWQTKDLYNGLIQTEIIIIALPVLILLKVLKLKPKEVLRLHNPKLGSFLLIPFIAISASIIVSIFSQLINLVFPFPEKYTEALNQLFKMNEAPWKVFLAIALLPGICEELLFRGFLIRFFEKYGRMWSIVISSILFAAFHLDPFRFLPVLLLGFLLGYLAVRSGSVYASMFSHIVNNGLAFVLVTYSNFSWVKFLVSEGDNMHYWLIIPATVIFVISLSVFHKVTAKGENICVE
- a CDS encoding ATP-binding cassette domain-containing protein, whose translation is MIKVENLSKSFMKKDGSNFYAVNKISFAAGDGETVCLLGVNGAGKTTTMRILSTVFQPSEGTAEIQGWDIKKHPDKVRENIGFLSGDTGLYNRLSCREFITYFGRLYSIEDSAIAQRIKEMANLLDMNEFLDKKIEFLSSGMKQKVSIVRSIIHDPPVMIFDEPTAGLDILTARNIVSFIRDCKQRGKCVLFSTHIMREAERLADRIVMIHKGRILAEGTLEQLRNISSQTDLDDIFVYYINQYTDEQELRANEF
- a CDS encoding patatin-like phospholipase family protein, which codes for MKEKATLILGGGSALGLAHIGVLSVLEEEYDITGIIGSSMGSIIGGLYSAGLNSAEIYQIARSFKNPGLFSPLKLDRTINGIFDGRSLLKMFQNWTEGKRIEEGRIPFIACAYDLISKSTILFNKGLYSDAMRASSSLPVVFAPYKLNQYLFIDGGIEHPLPVAFSSLLSEDKVIAVNVLPETSKTAEFINLNSGDIAKSKRFGRTEILFNSVLQNQAYLAIRDIATFSPDIVIEAGMPNGHPFAFHKAADYYKYGRKQTLETLANYKEPKFIATIRKHYRNLIRHLPNLNIPVKDNT